From the genome of Anopheles moucheti chromosome 3, idAnoMoucSN_F20_07, whole genome shotgun sequence, one region includes:
- the LOC128305027 gene encoding uncharacterized protein LOC128305027 has protein sequence MAIVLQFCYAQLVTIHQLLLGNHQRLLFTSLMIGLTTATAHWQFIRHPTLMDHFHENLRSFPVEISFGALALASIGALLSYGLYRHHRCGKERRARAAIRQRYIDYIVLCLMVSVSNAARQHLHCPDKEGLGLQQLEGYRRDIEVAIARFRAGARKLFQEPPLTLANSNSFLERYFRLDDERFGEEILALKRDFGSLMNVPGIKGLLNQ, from the exons ATGGCGATCGTATTACAGTTCTGTTACGCTCAGCTTGTTACAATTCATCAACTTTTGCTCGGTAACCATCAAAGGCTGCTGTTTACGTCGCTGATGATTGGCTTGACCACCGCAACCGCGCACTGGCAATTCATACGCCATCCAACGCTGATGGATCATTTCCACGAAAATTTACGCTCCTTTCCGGTCGAAATTTCATTCGGCGCGTTGGCTCTCGCCTCCATCGGGGCACTGCTATCGTACGGGCTTTACCGGCACCATCGTTGTGGCAAGGAACGTCGTGCGAGGGCCGCGATACGGCAACGCTACATCGACTACATTGTGCTTTGTCTGATGGTAAGCGTGTCCAATGCCGCCCGCCAACATCTGCACTGCCCGGACAAGGAGGGACTCGGACTGCAGCAGCTCGAAGGGTACCGGCGTGACATTGAGGTCGCCATCGCTCGCTTTCGAGCCGGTGCGAGAAAATTGTTTCAGGAACCGCCACTAACACTTGCCAACTCGAACTCCTTTCTCGAACGCTACTTCCGGCTCGATGATGAACGATTCGGAGAAGAAATTCTAGCACTGAAACG AGACTTCGGATCGCTGATGAACGTGCCGGGCATCAAAGGACTGCTAAACCAATAA